The DNA segment TGCCGCAGGGTGCCGGATAGAAACCAGTCTCGTTCTTTTTGTTCCAATGCGTCAAGCGACCAACATTCGAGATGTCATCGGTTCCTGTGTGAATAGTGAAGAGTCCGTCGTACTCCAACGAACCATTGCGATCTGCCAGCCAGCCGAAGCGCTTGTAGGGAATGTCAATCTTCGAAGTGTTGAACAGATTTAGGAAATCCGTCAGATCATCCTGATAGCCATCGAAAATCCATTCGTGCAACGGTTTCGTCGTATACAAAGTTCCGCCCTCGTGATTCATCATAAAGTTGATGATTTTCTTCACGAACTTTGGCATGTGACGCATCTCATCCGCCACAGTTGCTGTGATAGCATGAGCAGCGGTAATCATGTCTGTCAGTTTGCCGTTGGAACGCTCCTCATCAAAGAACCATGTGCGACGTTCATAGTACGAGACGGTGGCATTGTCATAGAACGTGTAGTTCTCCTTCTTGTGTTTCTCGAGGAACACATAAGGACCCACTTCATCGAAGTGCGGTTTGATATCGGGATTGCGTATATCCTCGGGATTGGTCCAGTTGAACATGTAAAACTTCAGGTAAATGGGAATTGGAGCCTCTAGCCAGCTGTCGTAGGTGTCGGTGCCGGGTTCGAGCTTCAAGCCCTGCAAAATATACACATGAATTTGTGATGAAAAAGGTAATTGGGAATTTCACTACTTACATTTTCCACTAGCTTGTCAGCCAAATCGGGCCACAGCACGACAAGGAGAATGCCCAATAGGGTGAACACTGATCCAATGCCAAAGACCCAGCTCTTGCGCTGCGTTTCGCCACAACACTTGCAACACATGATGAAATGGACGCTCTAGAGGATATGTTGCATCTGGAAATAGTAGGAAAATTGTAGCGAAATGGTTATACAATGTTAGCGCAGTCGTAAATCTAATCTAGCCAAAGATTATCGCGGAATTTTAATACACCTATTTTGGACACCAATTTTATTTGGGACAATCCAACTAAAAACAATTGCCCCCTTGGCAGCTGGCTGCTTATCTGGCAATACAACGCACTTAAAGTTGGCGATTAGAATCgaatttaaatagcatttatcATATCTGCAGATGGACACATCCGTCGTGCACTCGTCGGTGCTGCGATTAGCACCGCAACTTGCGTACAAGCTTAAGTACTTACTAACTAGTTaatggctgttgttgctgctgttcctaTTGCTGCTTAGTGGCACTTATTTGGCTGCTCTTGCGCGTGCTGCGAGC comes from the Drosophila sulfurigaster albostrigata strain 15112-1811.04 chromosome 2L, ASM2355843v2, whole genome shotgun sequence genome and includes:
- the LOC133836565 gene encoding protein croquemort, whose amino-acid sequence is MCCKCCGETQRKSWVFGIGSVFTLLGILLVVLWPDLADKLVENGLKLEPGTDTYDSWLEAPIPIYLKFYMFNWTNPEDIRNPDIKPHFDEVGPYVFLEKHKKENYTFYDNATVSYYERRTWFFDEERSNGKLTDMITAAHAITATVADEMRHMPKFVKKIINFMMNHEGGTLYTTKPLHEWIFDGYQDDLTDFLNLFNTSKIDIPYKRFGWLADRNGSLEYDGLFTIHTGTDDISNVGRLTHWNKKNETGFYPAPCGIVNGTTGDLFPPRLDTEGEITLFVTDACRFMNLRPEGTLQLHGLTATRWVGTEETLDSGENYPDQQCFCDARLEECPKTGVVECKACRDKAPIYSSFPHFYLADESYLNAVSGLKPDKEKHEFVMAVEPTIGVPLQVHGRIQINMMIEPDDDYDIYRGVPKVLMPMFWFDQYAELSSELASTAKLAINLADYGVYFGIACIVFGSIFLVTGIALTITKRWVRRPEVDDEDILTTD